TTCTCAGCGAACAATGTGGGTTAGAGCTTCTAGCTGTGTGCCAATCAGTTCGCGAGGCTCTTGAGTTGCTGGAGAATGAAATACCTGCGGATTTACTTGTACTTGATGTTGCCGCAGACGGAGGGGACTGGCACAAAGTCATTGACACACTACAAAGACTGAGCCCAGATGGTCGACTGATTATGCTGAAGGATCAGGATGATGAATTTTCTCCACCCGATGTAATCAGACCCATGTTACTTGGGGTAATCGAGAAGTCTTGTTCGTGGGACAACCTGATTGGCCTTGTCGCCAGCTGGCAACAAAGCCATCCTTCGCCAATCCTGAGGCGTCAAGCTGCAGCCCTACTTCAGCTTCAAAGGCTGACCCCAAGAGAGCTTGAAGTTTTTCATTGTCTTGGCAAAGGAATGCAGAATAAAGAGATCGCAGCTTCCCTTGGCATTAGGGTCAA
This genomic window from Cyanobium sp. Tous-M-B4 contains:
- a CDS encoding LuxR C-terminal-related transcriptional regulator, which translates into the protein MTNDRLSGQALGGLLSEQCGLELLAVCQSVREALELLENEIPADLLVLDVAADGGDWHKVIDTLQRLSPDGRLIMLKDQDDEFSPPDVIRPMLLGVIEKSCSWDNLIGLVASWQQSHPSPILRRQAAALLQLQRLTPRELEVFHCLGKGMQNKEIAASLGIRVKTVETYRKTIGAKLGLSGTELVRAAVLKRCTNNKAQDNKNGSRKQVEVEH